The genomic window CCCATAATGTCATACCTGCAAAGCAAGtgaaaaatagaaagaaagacaagTGTTGGAGTCTTACTTACACTTCTAATGGACATTCATTTGGTTTTCCTGGCCGCTGGCCTGACGTGACCAAAACAACTACGTCCTGGTTCGAAACACCTGGATACGGCATCATTCCAAGAGTCATCACCTCCCACAGGGTGATTCCGAATGCCcacttcaatttaattaaaagtaaCTAACTGAAAAATCATGATTTAGAGATGCTACGTACCACATCCGATTTTGCAGTGAAGACGAAATCAATGAGGCATTCAGGCGACATCCATCGAACGGGAAACTGACCGCCTTCTCCCGTGCGGTAGTAGTCCTTCCCTGCCTTCATTACTCTTGATAAACCGAAGTCGCCAACTTTGACTTCCAAATCCCAGCTCACCCTTCATAAAACACACAAGGCAATTAAAATTATGCATAAAAATGCGTTTCAATTTCTACATGCAATTCCTGGCTGCCAAATCTCGATGAACAACTCCTTTATTAGAAATGTATTCCATTCCTTTAGCAATATGCAGCGAAAATTTGACCAGCTGCGCCAAAGACACTTTCCTCACCTAAAAAATTGCCTACAAATTTCTGAAAAGTGTGTGAATGTTTCTAAACCTGTGGAGGATTTTCGTCCGTCAGCGATACTATTGACCCTCCCGGTCGGCGTTTGCGAAGGTACGTTCTGACATCGCCTAGTTCCATGTAGGGTAGAATGATGAGCGGAGATCGGTGATAGGGGCTCGATGGATCGTCAGACCAACAGATACCAAGAAGTTTCATCACATTGGGATGGTCAAATTGACGCATTTGAAGGCCTTCGCGAACGAAGTCGTTTAACTCCCTGCGATTGAACACATCTAGAACAGGTTATACACAGGTATGCATGTACAAACACTAACTAGTACGAGAAAGAATGCACCTAGCACTGATTTCATTGCAACATCGGCATCGTTCAGCGTGCCTTTGAAAACCGCTCCAAAGTTACCTTTGAAGACCaatgaaaattaaaaactAAATATTCACCGAACTGCTAACCGCGACCAATTTGTTCATCTTTTTGGATTTGCGAAGGCGAAATGACCACTGTATTGATTTCCTTAACGATATCTTCGTCCCAGTAGTTGACTGCCGGTCCCAGCTCAACTAAGTCTAAGTCAGCTTCGCGCTGCAAATCTATAAACGACAGGTGAAAAAATATTACAAGTGCCAATTCATCATTTTTTCATACCTGCTAACTCCCTCCTGATGCGTGTTAACGCTCCTCTTCCCATGAAGGTAAACACATGAAGAGTCAGAAAGGCTGGAAAGGTAGCTATAGTAACCATGAACCCGGCCCATATGCTGTCGTTTTTTGCCCACAGAAAACTGCATAAGGATGCGATATAAAACGCAGCAAAAAGTGATGCCGTTAAACACTCAATAATCGATCTGCTCTTCAGTCGACTTTCAAGTCCTCTGCGATGCGTTATCCACGTGACAACAGCAATTCCAATAGCAAGTGCAGCATTAAGGAAGTATGAGGAAACAAGTAGAGGACGGGTGCGAGCGTCTATGCAATGATCTTCGGGCTCTTTTTCGCCAACATCTGGAACAAAAATGAAACATGACATAGCCGATATTAAGATTTCAAAAATCACGATGATGGCATTGATAGCAAGTTTAATTGGTAGCCTGGAGAGAATTCGTCCGACGAGGTGAGCTACCGTTTCAACAAACAACAGCGAAAAACAGAGGACGGTGTATAGATTAATAACAAAATCTATCACCAAAGTTTTGCAtttgaaaggagaaagaacgTTGACAGCAATAAGAACGCCAGCAAAGACGGATGCGgctgaaaaaatgaaaaagataATGACAAGTGGGGAAAAGATGCTTCGCATGTTAGAAACTCCCAAAGTGCGGGCGGCAACAACGCATGCTagaagaaggagagagaaagcgACAATAGGAGCAGCGAGTGCCGGAAGttctgcaaaacaaaaaaaaataaataaaaacaagGCATTAAAAATAGTCAAACATGAACGAACGCACATGCTTCACGAAAATACTGcgagtgagaaaaaaatgagacgGGCTCCACGCACTGGCCGAGCAAATCAGTTCGATAGAGCACCGCACGAATAACGGTTTAGCTAATACGTACTACTCTATAGTCTAGCTCAGGTTGTACTCTCGTTAAATTTCTACCACTTAATCACATAGCTTACGAGATTTCTTGCAGACTGGCAGCCTGTCAGACCATTCACCGCTTTCCAAACACGTGATTCTTGAGGAACCAACCAGGACGTATCCATCATCGCAAGAAAAGACCAATATGGTCGAAGTAACGTTTCCGTGAGTGACCGACTGAATCGTCATTAACGAATTGGCCGTCGCATCGACAGTGGGGCATAGACCATCTACGATAAATGGATTACAGTAACACGTACAAACAACATTCTGATGCCCTTCACCTTCACAAATCAGCGcaacgtcttctttgttcCTGCAAATTTCCTTTGCGCGCCGATAAATGCCTTTTTCCGAAAGACATTGCGCGAGCACTTGTTCGGAACCTTTACAGCGTAGCTTATTAAGCAGAATCGAATTCTCGCCGGGACCGTAATTGTGATCTAGCCCTTTGAGCGCTTTGATGGCCCGTCCCAGTCTAAGCTGACGGCACACGACGTGAGCGTCTTGTATatcccattcgtcgtcgcacaccGTTCCCCATTCATTTTTGTAGAACACCTCTAGCCGCCCTTCGACCGACGAAAACCCTTCAGCTGCCAGTCGGACAGGAAACGGTGTTTCTGTATGACCACACCTTAATTCCTAACTATAACTTCCTACACCGGACACATGCTCTTACCCAAACAGACGACTCCAGCCTCGTTTTCGTTATTGCACTGTGACCTGTGCTCTCCTAAACCTCGATGCAAACAGTCTTGAAGATGAGTTTCGTTCCCGGAACATCGTAGATCATCGAGTACTACTGGACCAGTCCCGCGACCGAAGAACGAACCGAATTTGTAATTTGCAGGAAACGTTGAAAAGAGTTGCCGACAAACAACGAACGCTTCTTCCATGCCAAAGCCTTCTTCACAAACTGTTCCCCACGACCCGTTGTAATACACTTCGAGGCGACCTTCGTATTTGGAGTCTCCTTCCTCCAGACGAAGTTCTAAAGAATGAGCAGTCGCATAATCAAATGCACAGAGAACGTGGTTAGACGGTATGTAGCTGAGCAACTATTAACGTTAACGGCTTTTCAAACCCTACGCAAATCGTCTAGGTACGTGCACTTGAGCGCGATGAAAAGCGGTATAGGATGTATACGCGAATGGCAGAAAAGGAAGAGTGCCATGAGGATCAATCAATCATTTTTCTCCTAGCCAGGCTAATATAAGGCGCTACTGTACAGCTACCTTACTTGAACAAATTGGGACGGTTCCTGACCAGCTTCCATTCGCGAGACAGTTTATGGAAGACTGGCCGATAAGCTCAAGTTGCCCGCGGCACTCGAAGTATAGCGTTCGAAAGGCAACGGATTCCGAGCCGGAAGTATAATTCTCCCTGCGGCCATCGGATGACTTCCACGAAGCTATTCCATCTCGCGGGGGCGTAATAGGATTACACCGAAcctctagaaaagaaaaccgcAAAAGAGAGTAATATATTAACTAAGGAAGTTAGCAGAAATGAGCGGAACCTTTGCAAGATGGGGGGTCGCTTGACCACCTGCCTGACACGCAGATAAGGCTCGCAGTGCCATTGACGACATATCCTTCTTTGCAAGAAAATTTCACTTCGGTCCCATTGGTAGTTTTATTTGTGGATATAGCCCCGCGTTCTGGTATTCTTATACCCAGCGATTCGCATGAGACGGAAGTGCCTGTGACCGTGCCATCGATGACGTagagacaaaaaaaacatacgGATGCTACGATACCAGAACAAATTGAAAAGGGCTTCTCCTGCAACTCCTCTCCCGAATTAATCTCGTTAGGCGAGAAGCCGAGGAAGCGACAGGACGTAAGACCTAAGGAGATAAGAGCATATTAAGTTCTTTTATTGGACTCGTCGTTTACTTTCGCAGTCTGGTGACGATTTGCCCGAGGTGCCGTCCGGTAGGCACCTAATGGATTCGACGCCCACCAAACGTCTTCCGTCGCTGCACGAAAAGCGAACTGTTGCGTTCTCTCCGACTTCCACAGCGACGCTGCTAGCATTTCTCCCAAATCCCACGGTGTCATTCTTCAGATCTCGAATACGTTCACAGTCGACCCCTGCGGCGCGGGAACTTGGCTAACTTCCAGTGAACTATTTCGAGAGTGAAGCAGAACCTTCTCTGCATTGGGAATGTCCAATTGACCAGCTTGCGTTTCCCTCACACACGACCGACGCTCCTCTTAGAAAGTAGCCGCCGTCGCACAAAAGATTGACCACAGCCGTTTCGTTGTCGCTGTTAGTTGACGGATTGCAGTCAATTGTCACTAGGAAACAAACAATAATGCTTATATTAGGCAGAAGGTCGTGCATTCAACATACGGCGACTGAAGTCGGTGAACTCGG from Oscarella lobularis chromosome 1, ooOscLobu1.1, whole genome shotgun sequence includes these protein-coding regions:
- the LOC136186654 gene encoding uncharacterized protein, which encodes MLLKLLFFLFNVVYSEFTDFSRLTIDCNPSTNSDNETAVVNLLCDGGYFLRGASVVCEGNASWSIGHSQCREGVDCERIRDLKNDTVGFGRNASSVAVEVGENATVRFSCSDGRRLVGVESIRCLPDGTSGKSSPDCESLTSCRFLGFSPNEINSGEELQEKPFSICSGTSVSCESLGIRIPERGAISTNKTTNGTEVKFSCKEGYVVNGTASLICVSGRWSSDPPSCKEVRCNPITPPRDGIASWKSSDGRRENYTSGSESVAFRTLYFECRGQLELIGQSSINCLANGSWSGTVPICSKLRLEEGDSKYEGRLEVYYNGSWGTVCEEGFGMEEAFVVCRQLFSTFPANYKFGSFFGRGTGPVVLDDLRCSGNETHLQDCLHRGLGEHRSQCNNENEAGVVCLETPFPVRLAAEGFSSVEGRLEVFYKNEWGTVCDDEWDIQDAHVVCRQLRLGRAIKALKGLDHNYGPGENSILLNKLRCKGSEQVLAQCLSEKGIYRRAKEICRNKEDVALICEDGLCPTVDATANSLMTIQSVTHGNVTSTILVFSCDDGYVLVGSSRITCLESGEWSDRLPVCKKSQLPALAAPIVAFSLLLLACVVAARTLGVSNMRSIFSPLVIIFFIFSAASVFAGVLIAVNVLSPFKCKTLVIDFVINLYTVLCFSLLFVETVAHLVGRILSRLPIKLAINAIIVIFEILISAMSCFIFVPDVGEKEPEDHCIDARTRPLLVSSYFLNAALAIGIAVVTWITHRRGLESRLKSRSIIECLTASLFAAFYIASLCSFLWAKNDSIWAGFMVTIATFPAFLTLHVFTFMGRGALTRIRRELADLQREADLDLVELGPAVNYWDEDIVKEINTVVISPSQIQKDEQIGRGNFGAVFKGTLNDADVAMKSVLDVFNRRELNDFVREGLQMRQFDHPNVMKLLGICWSDDPSSPYHRSPLIILPYMELGDVRTYLRKRRPGGSIVSLTDENPPQVRKVSLAQLVKFSLHIAKGMEYISNKGVVHRDLAARNCMVSWDLEVKVGDFGLSRVMKAGKDYYRTGEGGQFPVRWMSPECLIDFVFTAKSDVWAFGITLWEVMTLGMMPYPGVSNQDVVVLVTSGQRPGKPNECPLEVYDIMGLCWAAEPDERLSFPQIAECFEEYLTELRNYLNPNKDPYSHWNMSVAKEVTVTQPQLLSKSEDGKPKGRSVSGKQASDPASGKD